One part of the Pyxidicoccus trucidator genome encodes these proteins:
- a CDS encoding ABC transporter substrate-binding protein: MLKHLAVGAVMVAATQALAAPPQKLGKPEGQLNIIAWPGYIERGATDKKYDWVTKFEKDTGCKVNVKTAATSDEMVSLMNQGGYDLVTASGDASLRLVHGKKVQEINTALVPSWNTVDERLKNAPWHTVEGKHYGVPYQWGPNVLMYNTHVFKTAPTSWAVVFEEQKLPDGKSNKGRVQAYDGPIYVADAALYLMKKQPELGIKDPFELNDKQYAAAVALLRAQKALAHRYWHDTTVQMSDFKNEGVVASSAWGYQVNALKGEKQPIDSVIPQEGSTGWADTTMLHTNAKNPVCAYKWMEHSLNKDLQASLAEWFGSNPVVPEACKTKAPGGTDFCKTNGFERFAQVHFWKTPVAKCTTQATCVPYSRWTQDYIAIMGGR; encoded by the coding sequence ATGCTGAAGCATCTCGCAGTGGGTGCAGTGATGGTCGCGGCGACGCAGGCGCTGGCCGCTCCTCCGCAGAAGCTCGGCAAGCCCGAGGGACAGCTCAACATCATCGCGTGGCCCGGCTACATCGAGCGCGGTGCGACGGACAAGAAGTACGACTGGGTGACGAAGTTCGAGAAGGACACCGGCTGCAAGGTCAACGTCAAGACGGCGGCCACGTCGGATGAAATGGTCTCCCTGATGAACCAGGGCGGGTATGACCTGGTCACCGCCTCCGGTGACGCCAGCCTGCGTCTGGTGCACGGCAAGAAGGTGCAGGAAATCAACACCGCGCTGGTCCCCTCGTGGAACACCGTCGACGAGCGGCTGAAGAACGCGCCGTGGCACACGGTGGAGGGCAAGCACTACGGCGTCCCCTACCAGTGGGGCCCCAACGTGCTCATGTACAACACCCACGTCTTCAAGACGGCGCCCACGTCGTGGGCCGTGGTGTTCGAGGAGCAGAAGCTGCCGGACGGCAAGTCCAACAAGGGCCGTGTGCAGGCGTATGACGGCCCCATCTACGTCGCGGACGCCGCGCTGTACCTCATGAAGAAGCAGCCCGAGCTGGGCATCAAGGACCCGTTCGAGCTCAACGACAAGCAGTACGCCGCCGCGGTGGCGCTGCTGCGTGCCCAGAAGGCCCTGGCGCACCGCTACTGGCACGACACCACCGTGCAGATGAGCGACTTCAAGAACGAGGGCGTCGTCGCCTCCAGCGCCTGGGGCTACCAGGTCAACGCGCTCAAGGGCGAGAAGCAGCCCATCGACTCGGTGATTCCGCAGGAGGGCTCCACCGGCTGGGCGGACACCACCATGCTGCACACCAACGCGAAGAACCCGGTGTGCGCGTACAAGTGGATGGAGCACTCGCTGAACAAGGACCTGCAGGCCTCGCTCGCCGAGTGGTTCGGCTCCAACCCGGTGGTGCCCGAGGCGTGCAAGACGAAGGCGCCGGGCGGCACGGACTTCTGCAAGACGAACGGCTTCGAGCGCTTCGCGCAGGTGCACTTCTGGAAGACGCCGGTGGCGAAGTGCACCACCCAGGCGACGTGCGTGCCCTACAGCCGCTGGACGCAGGACTACATCGCCATCATGGGCGGTCGGTAG